The genomic region CGGTTTGAGCCGGCCTCCTGGGGCGACGGAATCCGGCCTGCGCCTGGCCGCCGTGGACGTGGGCTCCAACGCCCTGCGCCTGCTCTTCTCCCAGGTGCTGGAAGAGAAGGGCAAGCCCGTCTTCCGCAAGGCCAGCCTCATCCGCATGCCCCTGCGCCTGGGGACGGAGGCTTTCGTCGGGCACCGCCTGGAGGCGGACACGGTGGAGCGCCTGGTGCAATCCATCCTCGCCTTCCGCCTTCTGCTGGAAGCCTGGCGCCCCGTGGCCTGGCGGGCCTGCGCCACGGCCGCCCTGCGCAGCGTGGAGAACGGGAGCGAGATCCTGGCGCGCATCCGCCGGGAAGCGGGCCTGGAGCTGGAGATCATCAGCGGCCGCCGCGAGGCGGAGCTGCTCCTGCGCAACCAGCCCCAGGACTGGCATCCCGAGAGCGAGGCCTATCTCTATGTGGACGTGGGCGGCGGCTCCACCGAAACCACCCTTTTGCACGGGGGAGCGGTGCGGGCCAGCCGCTCTTGGCCCCTGGGCACGGTGCGGCTGTTGGCCGGCGAGGAGGATCCCCGCGTCTGGGCCGACCTGGCGCGCTGGCTGGCCGAGGCCTGCGCCCACCTGAACCCCGTCTGCGTGGGTAGCGGCGGCAATGTCAACAAGCTGGCCAGCCTGCTCAAGCAGGACGAGACGGAGCCCATCTCCGCCGGCCAATTCCGCCGCATGCTGGACAAAGTGGCGCCCCTCACCGTCGAGGAGCGCGTGCTGCGCCTGGGTCTGCGCCCCGACCGCGCCGACGTCTTCCCCCACGCTCTGCGCATCTATCTGGCCTGCATGGAGGCGGCCAGCGCGCGGATCATGCTGGCGCCCCGCCTGGGTCTGGCCGACGCCTTGGTGCGCGAGGCCTGGCAGGAGTGGGCCGGGCCAGGTGCTTGAAGTGGGTCGGGCCGCACCCGCCTTCCACACGAGACCATAACAGAGAGCCAGCACCTTGGGGCGAAAGGGGAGGCCTCATGCCCGACCATCGCGCCATCTTCCTGTCCGACCTGCACCTGGGCACGCGGGCCTGCCAGGCCGAGCCCCTGCTCGCCTTCCTCCAGGCCCACAACGCGGAGCGCATCTACCTGGCCGGCGACCTGCTTGACCTCTGGCGCTTCCGCAGCGCCGGGCTGTGGTTCCCCCAGCTCCATGTCAACATTGTGCGCACCCTGCTGGGCAAGGCCAAGCACGGCACCGAGCTGGTCTACATCCCCGGCAACCACGACGAGCTGCTGCGCCAGTTCCTCGACCTGCAGGCGGAACCGCGCCTGGGCAGGATCCGCATCGCGTCGGAGGCCGAGCATCGCTTGCT from bacterium harbors:
- a CDS encoding exopolyphosphatase, coding for MSRPPGATESGLRLAAVDVGSNALRLLFSQVLEEKGKPVFRKASLIRMPLRLGTEAFVGHRLEADTVERLVQSILAFRLLLEAWRPVAWRACATAALRSVENGSEILARIRREAGLELEIISGRREAELLLRNQPQDWHPESEAYLYVDVGGGSTETTLLHGGAVRASRSWPLGTVRLLAGEEDPRVWADLARWLAEACAHLNPVCVGSGGNVNKLASLLKQDETEPISAGQFRRMLDKVAPLTVEERVLRLGLRPDRADVFPHALRIYLACMEAASARIMLAPRLGLADALVREAWQEWAGPGA